One window from the genome of Alphaproteobacteria bacterium encodes:
- the hemH gene encoding ferrochelatase — MRTAVVLFNLGGPDSPEAIRPFLFNLFNDPAIIGLPQPLRWLQARLISRRRARTAEAIYAHLGGRSPILEGSQAQARALQDVLNQAAAEGDEARVFVAMRYWRPRAGEVVAEVARWAPQRLVLLPLYPQYSTTTSASSLAEWRRLAARQGLDPPTWAVCCYPRQPGFIAALAGGLRRTLEEMRAQGQRPRLLLSAHGLPQRLIERGDPYQWQVEETAAALLAALGDEDAQAVICYQSRVGRLAWIGPSTEDEIRRAGAQKQALLVVPLSFVSEHSETLVELDIEYADLAVRAGVPAYRRLATVATDAAFIAGLAELVGETLEAPTGLCRGGGACAAGLAGCAERTAAGAGAGEA, encoded by the coding sequence ATGCGCACGGCCGTCGTACTGTTCAACCTGGGTGGCCCGGACAGTCCCGAGGCCATTCGGCCCTTTCTCTTCAACCTTTTCAACGACCCCGCCATCATCGGCCTGCCACAGCCCCTGCGTTGGCTGCAGGCACGACTGATTTCGCGCCGCCGGGCCAGGACGGCGGAGGCAATTTACGCCCACCTGGGCGGTCGCTCGCCGATCCTCGAAGGCAGCCAAGCACAGGCCCGGGCGCTGCAGGATGTTCTCAACCAAGCCGCCGCCGAGGGCGACGAAGCGCGGGTCTTCGTGGCCATGCGCTACTGGCGGCCGCGGGCCGGCGAGGTGGTGGCGGAGGTGGCACGCTGGGCCCCGCAGCGCCTCGTGCTGCTGCCGCTTTATCCGCAATATTCGACCACCACCAGCGCCTCGTCGTTGGCCGAGTGGCGGCGTCTGGCAGCGCGGCAAGGCCTGGATCCACCGACCTGGGCGGTGTGTTGTTATCCGCGCCAGCCGGGCTTCATCGCGGCGCTGGCCGGCGGCCTGCGGCGGACGCTCGAGGAGATGCGCGCCCAGGGACAGCGGCCGCGGCTGCTGTTGTCGGCCCACGGCCTGCCGCAACGCCTGATCGAGCGCGGCGATCCCTATCAGTGGCAGGTCGAGGAGACGGCGGCGGCGCTGCTGGCGGCACTGGGGGACGAAGATGCCCAGGCGGTGATCTGCTATCAAAGCCGGGTGGGACGCCTGGCCTGGATCGGTCCCTCCACCGAGGACGAAATAAGGCGGGCCGGCGCGCAAAAGCAGGCGTTGCTGGTGGTGCCGCTTTCCTTCGTGTCGGAGCATTCGGAGACCCTGGTCGAGCTTGACATCGAATATGCCGATTTGGCGGTCCGGGCCGGGGTGCCGGCCTACCGGCGGCTGGCGACGGTGGCGACGGACGCGGCCTTTATCGCCGGTCTGGCGGAGTTGGTCGGTGAGACCCTGGAAGCACCGACCGGGCTCTGTCGCGGCGGCGGTGCCTGTGCCGCCGGCCTGGCGGGCTGCGCCGAGCGCACGGCGGCCGGCGCCGGCGCCGGCGAAGCATAA
- the rho gene encoding transcription termination factor Rho, with protein sequence MNLQELKSKSPTELLQYAEELEVENASTLRTQDMMFAILKQLADNEIEISGRGVLEILQDGFGFLRSPESNYLPGPDDIYVSPSQIRRFALKTGDTVEGLIRSPHEGERYFALLKVKTINFEESEKARHKVNFDNLTPLYPDERIILESDDPTTKDRSARVIELICPLGKGQRALIVAPPRTGKTMMLQNIAHAVTENNPEVYLIVLLIDERPEEVTDMQRSVRGEVISSTFDEPASRHVQIAEMVISKAKRLVEHKRDVVILLDSITRLARAYNTVVPSSGKVLTGGVDANALQRPKRFFGAARNIEEGGSLSIIATALIDTGSRMDEVIFEEFKGTGNSEIILDRKLSDKRTWPSIDITKSGTRKEELLVDKGTLSKMWVLRRILMPMGVTDAMEFLLDKLKTTKNNTEFFDSMNT encoded by the coding sequence ATGAATCTCCAGGAGTTGAAGTCCAAGTCGCCGACCGAGCTGCTTCAGTATGCCGAAGAGCTCGAGGTCGAAAACGCCAGTACGTTGCGCACGCAGGACATGATGTTCGCCATCCTCAAGCAGTTGGCGGACAACGAGATCGAGATCTCGGGACGCGGCGTGTTGGAGATCCTGCAGGACGGGTTCGGCTTTTTGCGCTCGCCGGAATCGAACTACCTGCCGGGGCCCGACGACATTTATGTCTCGCCCAGCCAGATCCGGCGCTTCGCTCTCAAGACCGGCGATACCGTCGAGGGGCTGATCCGCTCGCCGCACGAGGGCGAGCGCTATTTTGCCCTGCTCAAGGTCAAGACCATCAACTTCGAGGAATCGGAGAAGGCGCGGCACAAGGTCAATTTCGACAACCTCACCCCGCTCTATCCCGACGAACGCATCATCCTGGAATCCGACGATCCCACGACCAAGGACCGCTCGGCCCGGGTCATCGAACTGATTTGTCCCCTGGGCAAGGGCCAGCGCGCCCTGATCGTGGCGCCGCCGCGCACCGGCAAGACCATGATGCTGCAGAACATCGCCCACGCCGTGACCGAGAACAATCCCGAGGTCTATCTCATCGTCCTGCTGATCGACGAGCGGCCCGAGGAGGTCACCGACATGCAGCGGAGCGTGCGCGGCGAGGTCATCAGCTCGACCTTCGACGAGCCCGCCTCGCGCCACGTGCAGATCGCCGAGATGGTGATCTCCAAGGCCAAGCGCCTGGTCGAGCACAAGCGTGACGTGGTCATCCTGCTCGATTCCATCACCCGCCTGGCGCGGGCCTACAACACCGTGGTGCCGTCCTCGGGCAAGGTGCTCACCGGCGGTGTCGACGCCAATGCGCTGCAACGCCCCAAGCGCTTTTTCGGCGCCGCCCGCAACATCGAGGAAGGCGGCTCGCTGAGCATCATCGCCACGGCCCTGATCGATACCGGCAGCCGCATGGACGAAGTCATCTTCGAGGAATTCAAGGGCACCGGCAATTCCGAGATCATCCTCGACCGCAAGCTCAGCGACAAACGCACTTGGCCCAGCATCGATATCACCAAGTCCGGCACGCGCAAGGAAGAGCTGCTGGTCGACAAGGGCACGTTGTCC
- a CDS encoding pyruvate, water dikinase regulatory protein, with protein sequence MHLVSDATGETLSAVAHAAIVQFENIKPQLHLWSLVRSEEQMVRVLGEIENHPGLVMFTLVDHNLRDMLQQRCRELQLGCVPVLDPVLAALSSYLGAKTRDLPGIQHVLDAEYFGRIDAMGYCMAHDDGQSLADLEEADIVLVGVSRTSKTPTAIYLSNRGLRVANVPIVPDCPLPAELENLEGPLIIGLTTNPERLVHIRRNRMVALRQDDETDYVRIETVKREVATARRLFSAHDWPVIDVTRRSIEETAAAILNLHADSIDV encoded by the coding sequence CTGCATCTGGTGTCGGACGCTACCGGCGAAACCCTGAGCGCCGTGGCACATGCCGCCATCGTGCAATTCGAAAACATCAAACCCCAGCTTCACCTCTGGTCCCTGGTGCGCAGCGAGGAGCAGATGGTGCGCGTGCTGGGCGAGATCGAAAACCATCCCGGCCTGGTGATGTTTACCCTGGTCGACCACAATCTCAGGGACATGCTGCAACAGCGCTGTCGCGAATTGCAGTTGGGCTGCGTGCCGGTGCTCGATCCGGTGTTGGCTGCGCTGAGCAGCTACCTGGGTGCCAAGACCCGGGATTTGCCTGGGATTCAACACGTTTTGGATGCGGAATATTTTGGCCGTATCGACGCCATGGGGTACTGCATGGCCCACGATGACGGCCAATCGTTGGCTGACCTCGAGGAGGCCGATATCGTCTTGGTGGGCGTCTCGCGCACCTCCAAAACACCGACCGCCATCTACCTTTCCAATCGTGGGCTGAGGGTGGCCAACGTACCCATCGTGCCGGACTGTCCGCTGCCGGCCGAGCTCGAAAATCTCGAAGGACCGCTGATCATCGGCCTTACCACCAATCCCGAGCGCCTGGTGCACATCCGGCGCAATCGCATGGTGGCGCTGCGCCAGGACGACGAAACCGACTACGTACGTATCGAGACGGTGAAACGCGAGGTGGCCACGGCGCGGCGGCTGTTTTCAGCCCACGACTGGCCGGTCATCGACGTTACCCGACGCTCGATCGAGGAAACCGCGGCCGCCATCCTCAATCTCCATGCCGACAGCATCGATGTCTGA
- the hemJ gene encoding protoporphyrinogen oxidase HemJ, with protein sequence MLSGWYDWLRALHVIAVIAWMAGMLYLPRLFVYHCEAEPGSRQSETFKVMERRLLRAIINPAMVLAFVFGGLIVLSGVVDWSQTWPWVKALAVILMTAVHGFLARWRRFFAEDRNQHSQRFYRLVNELPTLLMIVIVIMVIVKPW encoded by the coding sequence ATGTTGAGCGGATGGTACGATTGGCTGCGGGCGCTCCATGTCATCGCCGTCATCGCTTGGATGGCGGGCATGCTCTATCTGCCGCGGCTTTTTGTCTACCACTGCGAGGCCGAGCCGGGGTCGCGCCAGTCCGAGACCTTCAAGGTCATGGAACGCCGCCTGTTGCGGGCTATCATCAATCCGGCCATGGTGCTGGCCTTCGTGTTCGGCGGCTTGATCGTCTTGAGCGGGGTCGTCGATTGGAGCCAGACCTGGCCCTGGGTCAAGGCCCTGGCGGTGATCCTGATGACCGCGGTGCATGGCTTTCTGGCCCGTTGGCGGCGCTTTTTCGCCGAGGACCGCAATCAGCATTCGCAGCGTTTTTACCGCCTGGTCAACGAGCTGCCGACGTTGTTGATGATCGTCATCGTCATCATGGTGATCGTCAAACCTTGGTAA
- the hemE gene encoding uroporphyrinogen decarboxylase, translating to MTSESKSSEKLLLRALRGETLARPPFWLMRQAGRYLPEYLEIRRQAGDFLSLCYSPELAVEVTLQPLRRFAMDAAILFADILVVPDALGQALSYREGEGPVLEPVRNAAELGRLDMAGLHERLAPVYQTIRRLRQELPPATALIGFAGAPWTVATYMVEGGSSRDFATIKAWAYGDPEGFGRLMALLVDATTEYLEAQAEAGAEVVQLFDTWAGVLPESAFERWCVAPVAEIVRRFGKSHPEIPVIAFPRGAGVLYGGYAEATGVAGLGLDATVPLGWAARTLQPFATLQGNLDPLMLITGGAAMRREIGGILETLGKGPFIFNLGHGIVPATPPEHVAELAEFVRSWRA from the coding sequence ATGACCAGCGAAAGCAAGAGCAGTGAAAAGTTGCTGCTGCGAGCTTTGCGGGGCGAGACCTTGGCCCGGCCGCCTTTTTGGCTGATGCGCCAGGCCGGGCGCTATCTGCCGGAGTATCTCGAGATCAGGCGCCAGGCCGGCGATTTCCTGTCGCTTTGCTATTCGCCCGAGCTGGCTGTCGAGGTGACCTTGCAGCCCTTGCGCCGCTTCGCCATGGATGCGGCCATTCTGTTCGCCGATATCCTCGTGGTGCCCGATGCCTTGGGCCAGGCCTTGAGTTATCGCGAAGGTGAAGGTCCGGTGCTGGAGCCGGTGCGCAACGCGGCCGAGCTGGGACGTTTGGATATGGCCGGATTGCATGAACGCCTGGCACCGGTCTACCAGACCATCCGCCGGCTGCGCCAGGAATTGCCGCCGGCGACGGCGCTGATCGGCTTTGCCGGGGCGCCCTGGACGGTGGCAACCTATATGGTCGAAGGCGGCTCGAGCCGCGACTTCGCCACCATCAAGGCCTGGGCCTACGGCGATCCCGAGGGGTTTGGCAGGCTGATGGCGCTGTTGGTCGACGCCACGACGGAATATCTCGAGGCACAGGCCGAGGCCGGGGCCGAGGTCGTACAGCTGTTCGACACCTGGGCGGGAGTACTGCCGGAGAGCGCCTTCGAACGCTGGTGTGTGGCGCCGGTAGCGGAGATCGTGAGGCGCTTTGGCAAAAGCCACCCCGAGATACCGGTAATCGCCTTTCCCCGCGGTGCCGGGGTGCTCTATGGCGGCTACGCTGAAGCCACCGGGGTGGCCGGCCTGGGCCTCGACGCCACGGTGCCGCTGGGTTGGGCGGCTCGGACGCTGCAACCGTTTGCCACCTTGCAGGGCAATCTCGATCCCTTGATGCTGATTACCGGCGGCGCCGCCATGCGTCGGGAAATTGGCGGTATATTGGAAACCTTGGGAAAGGGACCGTTCATCTTCAATCTGGGTCACGGCATCGTCCCGGCAACACCGCCGGAGCACGTGGCGGAGCTGGCCGAATTCGTGCGTTCCTGGCGGGCCTGA
- a CDS encoding shikimate dehydrogenase, whose protein sequence is MKLSGKARLAGVMAWPVKHSRSPLLHGYWLEHYGIDGAYVPLAVAPEHFAQALRALGLMGFAGVNVTLPHKEAALQAVDEATATAQRIGAVNTVTMRPDGSLLGDNTDAFGFIENLRQSVPGWQPEAGPALLIGAGGTARAVAVALLEAGVPEITIVNRTASRAEALALKLGTLELGGQIKVGLWLDRARLLGRAALLVNTSSQGLAGGPALELDLAALAPRAIVADVVYTPLQTPLLRDAADRDNPVVDGLGMLLHQARPGFGAWFGVAPEVSPELRALLVADIAGSP, encoded by the coding sequence GTGAAACTCAGCGGCAAGGCCAGGCTGGCCGGGGTCATGGCATGGCCGGTAAAGCATTCGCGTTCGCCGCTTTTGCATGGCTACTGGCTCGAGCACTACGGCATCGACGGCGCCTACGTGCCACTGGCGGTGGCGCCCGAGCACTTCGCCCAGGCCCTCAGGGCGCTCGGCCTGATGGGCTTTGCCGGCGTCAACGTGACGCTGCCGCACAAGGAGGCGGCTTTACAGGCGGTCGACGAGGCGACAGCGACGGCGCAACGCATCGGTGCCGTCAATACCGTTACCATGCGCCCTGACGGCAGCCTTCTGGGCGACAACACCGACGCCTTCGGATTTATCGAGAACCTGCGCCAAAGCGTGCCCGGGTGGCAGCCCGAGGCCGGCCCGGCGCTGCTCATCGGCGCCGGTGGTACGGCCCGGGCGGTGGCCGTGGCGCTGCTTGAGGCGGGCGTGCCCGAGATCACCATCGTCAACCGGACCGCCAGCCGGGCCGAGGCTCTGGCCTTGAAACTCGGGACCCTGGAGCTCGGCGGCCAAATCAAGGTTGGGCTGTGGCTCGACCGGGCGCGGCTGCTGGGCCGGGCGGCGCTGCTGGTCAACACTTCCAGCCAGGGCCTCGCCGGCGGCCCGGCACTGGAACTCGATCTGGCCGCTCTGGCGCCCCGGGCAATCGTCGCCGATGTCGTCTATACGCCGCTGCAAACGCCGCTGTTGCGCGACGCCGCTGACCGGGACAACCCCGTGGTCGATGGTCTGGGCATGCTGCTGCATCAGGCCCGGCCTGGTTTTGGCGCCTGGTTCGGCGTGGCGCCCGAGGTAAGCCCTGAACTGCGGGCCTTGCTGGTTGCCGATATCGCGGGTTCGCCATGA
- a CDS encoding Maf family nucleotide pyrophosphatase yields MSTGQLILASASSTRTALLRGAGIEFSTVAAELDEAALRDSLVRDQAQPEEIALALALAKGQEVSASRPGAAVLAADQILWLGGEVLAKPRDLAAARRQLLRLRGRSHDLVNGLCLVRQGQVVWRHSDRVVLTMRDFSEAFLDAYLAAAGETVLSSVGGYRLEGPGAQFFKTIEGDYFSVLGLPLLALLEFLRHEGVISS; encoded by the coding sequence GTGAGCACCGGCCAACTCATTCTGGCCAGCGCCAGCAGCACCCGGACGGCATTGTTGCGGGGCGCCGGCATCGAATTCAGCACCGTCGCGGCTGAACTCGACGAAGCAGCCTTGCGCGATAGCCTGGTGCGGGACCAGGCCCAGCCCGAGGAAATCGCCCTGGCCCTGGCCCTGGCCAAGGGCCAGGAGGTCTCGGCCAGCCGGCCCGGCGCCGCCGTGCTGGCGGCCGACCAGATCCTTTGGTTGGGCGGCGAGGTTTTGGCCAAGCCCCGCGATTTGGCGGCGGCCCGGCGGCAATTGCTGCGGCTCAGGGGCCGGTCTCACGATCTCGTCAACGGGCTGTGCCTGGTGCGCCAGGGCCAGGTGGTGTGGCGCCACAGCGACCGCGTGGTTCTGACCATGCGGGACTTCAGCGAGGCCTTTCTCGATGCCTACCTGGCGGCGGCGGGTGAGACGGTGCTGTCGAGCGTCGGCGGCTATCGCCTGGAGGGACCGGGGGCACAGTTTTTCAAGACCATCGAGGGGGACTATTTTTCGGTCCTCGGGCTGCCGCTGTTGGCACTGCTCGAGTTCTTGCGCCACGAGGGAGTGATTAGCTCGTGA